A genomic window from Chaetodon auriga isolate fChaAug3 chromosome 13, fChaAug3.hap1, whole genome shotgun sequence includes:
- the pcbp3 gene encoding poly(rC)-binding protein 3 isoform X2, giving the protein MEPTKVQSEGGLNVTLTIRLLMHGKEVGSIIGKKGETVKKMREESGARINISEGNCPERIVTITGPTDTIFKAFAMIAYKFEEDIINSMSNSPATSKPPVTLRLVVPASQCGSLIGKGGSKIKEMRESTGAQVQVAGDMLPNSTERAVTISGTPEAIIQCVKQICVVMLESPPKGATIPYRPKPASTPVIFSGGQAYTIQGQYAIPHPDLTKLHQLAMQQTPFTPLGQTTPAFPGLDASPPASTHELTIPNDLIGCIIGRQGTKINEIRQMSGAQIKIANAMEGSSERQITITGTPANISLAQYLINARFRDVAAMWNDPSSMTTS; this is encoded by the exons ATGGAGCCCACCAAGGTCCAGTCAGAAGGTGGCCTCAATGTGACCCTTACCATCCGCCTCCTAATGCACGGGAAA GAGGTTGGGAGCATAATTGGAAAG AAAGGGGAAACAGTAAAAAAGATGCGAGAAGAG AGCGGAGCGCGAATCAATATTTCTGAGGGCAACTGTCCCGAGAGGATTGTCACCATCACTGGACCAACAGACACCATCTTCAAGGCTTTTGCTATGATTGCCTACAAATTCGAGGAG GACATAATCAATTCCATGAGCAACAGCCCAGCAACCAGCAAGCCCCCGGTCACCTTAAGGCTTGTAGTGCCAGCCAGCCAGTGTGGCTCCCTCATAGGAAAAGGAGGCtccaaaatcaaagaaatgagAGAG TCCACAGGGGCCCAGGTTCAGGTGGCAGGGGACATGCTGCCCAACTCCACAGAGCGCGCAGTGACAATCTCTGGGACCCCAGAAGCCATCATCCAGTGTGTCAAACAAATCTGTGTGGTCATGCTGGAG TCTCCACCAAAAGGTGCCACCATCCCTTATCGCCCAAAGCCCGCCTCCACCCCGGTCATTTTTTCTGGTGGCCAG GCCTACACAATTCAGGGACAATACGCCATACCGCACCCAGAT TTGACCAAGCTCCACCAGTTGGCTATGCAGCAAACCCCCTTTACCCCTCTCGGACAGACCACCCCTGCTTTCCCTG GTTTGGATGCCAGTCCACCAGCCAGCACCCATGAACTCACCATTCCTAATGAT CTAATAGGCTGCATTATTGGACGCCAGGGAACCAAAATAAATGAGATTCGACAGATGTCTGGGGCGCAGATCAAAATTGCCAACGCCATGGAGGGCTCGTCAGAGCGCCAGATCACCATCACAGGGACCCCTGCTAACATCAGCCTGGCCCAGTATCTCATCAATGCCAG GTTCAGGGACGTGGCTGCCATGTGGAATGACCCCTCATCCATGACTACATCCTGA
- the pcbp3 gene encoding poly(rC)-binding protein 3 isoform X1: MEPTKVQSEGGLNVTLTIRLLMHGKEVGSIIGKKGETVKKMREESGARINISEGNCPERIVTITGPTDTIFKAFAMIAYKFEEDIINSMSNSPATSKPPVTLRLVVPASQCGSLIGKGGSKIKEMRESTGAQVQVAGDMLPNSTERAVTISGTPEAIIQCVKQICVVMLESPPKGATIPYRPKPASTPVIFSGGQAYTIQGQYAIPHPDQLTKLHQLAMQQTPFTPLGQTTPAFPGLDASPPASTHELTIPNDLIGCIIGRQGTKINEIRQMSGAQIKIANAMEGSSERQITITGTPANISLAQYLINARFRDVAAMWNDPSSMTTS, encoded by the exons ATGGAGCCCACCAAGGTCCAGTCAGAAGGTGGCCTCAATGTGACCCTTACCATCCGCCTCCTAATGCACGGGAAA GAGGTTGGGAGCATAATTGGAAAG AAAGGGGAAACAGTAAAAAAGATGCGAGAAGAG AGCGGAGCGCGAATCAATATTTCTGAGGGCAACTGTCCCGAGAGGATTGTCACCATCACTGGACCAACAGACACCATCTTCAAGGCTTTTGCTATGATTGCCTACAAATTCGAGGAG GACATAATCAATTCCATGAGCAACAGCCCAGCAACCAGCAAGCCCCCGGTCACCTTAAGGCTTGTAGTGCCAGCCAGCCAGTGTGGCTCCCTCATAGGAAAAGGAGGCtccaaaatcaaagaaatgagAGAG TCCACAGGGGCCCAGGTTCAGGTGGCAGGGGACATGCTGCCCAACTCCACAGAGCGCGCAGTGACAATCTCTGGGACCCCAGAAGCCATCATCCAGTGTGTCAAACAAATCTGTGTGGTCATGCTGGAG TCTCCACCAAAAGGTGCCACCATCCCTTATCGCCCAAAGCCCGCCTCCACCCCGGTCATTTTTTCTGGTGGCCAG GCCTACACAATTCAGGGACAATACGCCATACCGCACCCAGAT CAGTTGACCAAGCTCCACCAGTTGGCTATGCAGCAAACCCCCTTTACCCCTCTCGGACAGACCACCCCTGCTTTCCCTG GTTTGGATGCCAGTCCACCAGCCAGCACCCATGAACTCACCATTCCTAATGAT CTAATAGGCTGCATTATTGGACGCCAGGGAACCAAAATAAATGAGATTCGACAGATGTCTGGGGCGCAGATCAAAATTGCCAACGCCATGGAGGGCTCGTCAGAGCGCCAGATCACCATCACAGGGACCCCTGCTAACATCAGCCTGGCCCAGTATCTCATCAATGCCAG GTTCAGGGACGTGGCTGCCATGTGGAATGACCCCTCATCCATGACTACATCCTGA
- the pcbp3 gene encoding poly(rC)-binding protein 3 isoform X3, which produces MEPTKVQSEGGLNVTLTIRLLMHGKEVGSIIGKKGETVKKMREESGARINISEGNCPERIVTITGPTDTIFKAFAMIAYKFEEDIINSMSNSPATSKPPVTLRLVVPASQCGSLIGKGGSKIKEMRESTGAQVQVAGDMLPNSTERAVTISGTPEAIIQCVKQICVVMLESPPKGATIPYRPKPASTPVIFSGGQAYTIQGQYAIPHPDQLTKLHQLAMQQTPFTPLGQTTPAFPGLDASPPASTHELTIPNDLIGCIIGRQGTKINEIRQMSGAQIKIANAMEGSSERQITITGTPANISLAQYLINARLTSEVTGMGTL; this is translated from the exons ATGGAGCCCACCAAGGTCCAGTCAGAAGGTGGCCTCAATGTGACCCTTACCATCCGCCTCCTAATGCACGGGAAA GAGGTTGGGAGCATAATTGGAAAG AAAGGGGAAACAGTAAAAAAGATGCGAGAAGAG AGCGGAGCGCGAATCAATATTTCTGAGGGCAACTGTCCCGAGAGGATTGTCACCATCACTGGACCAACAGACACCATCTTCAAGGCTTTTGCTATGATTGCCTACAAATTCGAGGAG GACATAATCAATTCCATGAGCAACAGCCCAGCAACCAGCAAGCCCCCGGTCACCTTAAGGCTTGTAGTGCCAGCCAGCCAGTGTGGCTCCCTCATAGGAAAAGGAGGCtccaaaatcaaagaaatgagAGAG TCCACAGGGGCCCAGGTTCAGGTGGCAGGGGACATGCTGCCCAACTCCACAGAGCGCGCAGTGACAATCTCTGGGACCCCAGAAGCCATCATCCAGTGTGTCAAACAAATCTGTGTGGTCATGCTGGAG TCTCCACCAAAAGGTGCCACCATCCCTTATCGCCCAAAGCCCGCCTCCACCCCGGTCATTTTTTCTGGTGGCCAG GCCTACACAATTCAGGGACAATACGCCATACCGCACCCAGAT CAGTTGACCAAGCTCCACCAGTTGGCTATGCAGCAAACCCCCTTTACCCCTCTCGGACAGACCACCCCTGCTTTCCCTG GTTTGGATGCCAGTCCACCAGCCAGCACCCATGAACTCACCATTCCTAATGAT CTAATAGGCTGCATTATTGGACGCCAGGGAACCAAAATAAATGAGATTCGACAGATGTCTGGGGCGCAGATCAAAATTGCCAACGCCATGGAGGGCTCGTCAGAGCGCCAGATCACCATCACAGGGACCCCTGCTAACATCAGCCTGGCCCAGTATCTCATCAATGCCAG
- the pcbp3 gene encoding poly(rC)-binding protein 3 isoform X4, whose product MEPTKVQSEGGLNVTLTIRLLMHGKEVGSIIGKKGETVKKMREESGARINISEGNCPERIVTITGPTDTIFKAFAMIAYKFEEDIINSMSNSPATSKPPVTLRLVVPASQCGSLIGKGGSKIKEMRESTGAQVQVAGDMLPNSTERAVTISGTPEAIIQCVKQICVVMLESPPKGATIPYRPKPASTPVIFSGGQAYTIQGQYAIPHPDLTKLHQLAMQQTPFTPLGQTTPAFPGLDASPPASTHELTIPNDLIGCIIGRQGTKINEIRQMSGAQIKIANAMEGSSERQITITGTPANISLAQYLINARLTSEVTGMGTL is encoded by the exons ATGGAGCCCACCAAGGTCCAGTCAGAAGGTGGCCTCAATGTGACCCTTACCATCCGCCTCCTAATGCACGGGAAA GAGGTTGGGAGCATAATTGGAAAG AAAGGGGAAACAGTAAAAAAGATGCGAGAAGAG AGCGGAGCGCGAATCAATATTTCTGAGGGCAACTGTCCCGAGAGGATTGTCACCATCACTGGACCAACAGACACCATCTTCAAGGCTTTTGCTATGATTGCCTACAAATTCGAGGAG GACATAATCAATTCCATGAGCAACAGCCCAGCAACCAGCAAGCCCCCGGTCACCTTAAGGCTTGTAGTGCCAGCCAGCCAGTGTGGCTCCCTCATAGGAAAAGGAGGCtccaaaatcaaagaaatgagAGAG TCCACAGGGGCCCAGGTTCAGGTGGCAGGGGACATGCTGCCCAACTCCACAGAGCGCGCAGTGACAATCTCTGGGACCCCAGAAGCCATCATCCAGTGTGTCAAACAAATCTGTGTGGTCATGCTGGAG TCTCCACCAAAAGGTGCCACCATCCCTTATCGCCCAAAGCCCGCCTCCACCCCGGTCATTTTTTCTGGTGGCCAG GCCTACACAATTCAGGGACAATACGCCATACCGCACCCAGAT TTGACCAAGCTCCACCAGTTGGCTATGCAGCAAACCCCCTTTACCCCTCTCGGACAGACCACCCCTGCTTTCCCTG GTTTGGATGCCAGTCCACCAGCCAGCACCCATGAACTCACCATTCCTAATGAT CTAATAGGCTGCATTATTGGACGCCAGGGAACCAAAATAAATGAGATTCGACAGATGTCTGGGGCGCAGATCAAAATTGCCAACGCCATGGAGGGCTCGTCAGAGCGCCAGATCACCATCACAGGGACCCCTGCTAACATCAGCCTGGCCCAGTATCTCATCAATGCCAG